A stretch of DNA from Arthrobacter jiangjiafuii:
GGAGACCGGCAACCAGTGCGGTGACGGGAGCATATTGGCTTCCGGTCAGCGTTTCCGGAGAGCCACCCAGCACCGGCTCCGCGGGACGGCCCACCACTCCCGAGGCCAGCAGCAGGACCCAGACCCCCGCCGCCAGGCACAGCAGGCCAAGGATGGTCAGCCAAACACGGTTGGTGGTCCCCGCGTGTGCCCGCATGGTGTTCCTCGTTCCTCTGGTGCTTTCCGTGGGAGGTTCCGCCAAGGCCTTCAGCTGCTGGACCTGATGGTGACGGTGATATGCGGAACCGGGTCCAGCCCGGAGGCCTGCAGCCGGGAGGAGACGCCGTCCGCCACCCAGTGCTGCAGGTCGGCGGTATTGCGCAGCGCCGTTGTCACGTTCACCCTCACTTCCCGGTCCGATGCCGTTGCCGAGGCTGAGGACACCCCGTCAATGTGTTCGCAGGTGGCTGCGGCCAGGCGGGCAGCGGCCCGGCGCGGCATGACTGCCTCGCTGGTGCCGGTTACCTCGGGGCTGGGTTCCAGATGCAGGGGCAGGGAGTGGAAGCGTCCCGGGATCAGCACGGTCAACAGCAGGAGAGCCCCGATCACCGCCAGGACAATACCCGCGATCCAGCTGCCGGGGCTGTTCCAGCTCAGTGAGGCCAGCCAATCGGGTACCGCTGTGAAGAAGCGGGGCCACTGTCCTTCGACGAGCCGGGCGATCGCCGCCCAGACCAGAAAGACTCCGGCCGCCAGCAGGACCAAGGAGCAAACGACCGCCGGCACCGCGCGGCTGGGCCGGGGACGCAGCCGGACCCGGGGCCCGTTCACTGCAGCCTCCGCCGGACGTCGTCCGGAGGATCGAGCTCCAGCCAGGAAACAGTGACGTCCACTTGGCGCACCTCGACGCCGGTCAGCTCCGTCACCCGGGCGGATATGCGGTCCCGGAGCCGGTCCGCGGCCTGGCGGAGCGGGACCGGATAGGGCAGGCCTACCTCCACCCGCAGCGTGGCCACACTGCCCGACACCTCCACGGTTGCCTGCGGCCGTGCGGAGAGATCCGCCTGCGCGCCGATGCCGAGGAACCCGCCCGAGCTGCCGCCCGCGTCGGTTTCATCCTTCGCGACCTGTCCGGCGATTTTCTCCAGCACCTTCCGGGCCAGCACCGTGGTTCCGCGGTCCCCTACCTCCCGGCGGGGAGGCCTGCCGCCCGGTGCGCGTCCCTTTTCAATCCCGGGTGCGCTCATCTGCTGGACGCTCTGCCAAACAGCGACTGCACATCAAGCCTGCCGTCCGCGGCCAGGCCTATCAACAGCCCGATCAGGCCGAAGAGCAGCGTCAGCAGGAAGGCGTACCACCCTCCGAATGCCAACACGATCCCCAGGACCAGCCCGATCGCCAAGCACCATTTTGTTGCGGACATGTGGTCCTCCTTCTGTTGGCCGGCGGCACCAATGCACCGCCGGGCAAGAGTTGCTTAGCCCAGGCCTGCGGGTCCCTATTCCAACCGGCCCGCTGGCTGGTTCCCGGTATCGTCTCCGTCGCCGGAATCTTCGTTGGGGAGGTGCACGTCGGTGACATCGACGTTGACTTCGAGCACTTCGAGTCCGGTGGCGTTTTCCACCGATCGGATGACATTGCGGCGGATCCCCTGGCTGACCTCCACTATCGAGTAGCCGTACTCCACCACGATGCTCACGTCGATCGCCGCCTGCCGCTCCCCCTTTTCCACGCTCACGCCGTCGGCGGCATTGGTCTGGGCACCGGAGATGCGCCCCGACACCGAGCTCAGCGCCCGGCGTGCCGCGTTGCCCATGGCATAGACGCCCGGCACTTCCCGGGTGGCCAGGCCGGCGAGTTTCTGCACCACGGTGTCCTCAATGGTGGTGTCCCCCTGTGGCGTGTGCAGGGGCCCGGATTGCCTTATCGGCTGGGTTCCACTGGGGCTGGGGACCGCACTCGCGGCCACGCTCCCGGTGTGAACTGTGTGAGGTTCCGGCGGCCTCTCGGCGCCGGCGGATTGTCCTGGATTCCGGGCATCTGCCATGTATCTCATCTCCTCGGGACTGGCCCGCACTAAATGCTCTTCCCGGTTAAGGACGGGCCTTAGTGCCTATCGTCACGGGCCCGCGGAAATTTCTTTTCGGGCGGCTGCACGCGGGCCCGGGCTGTTCCCCGGCCGTGACGCATCTGCGATATTTGAGGAGGCCCGGCGGTCCGCCGGACCGGACAGGGGCACCCATGGCCACGGCTGATTCGCCGGAAGAGTCCGGCATCTTCCCAGAGGCCCGCACTGTTACGCGGTCCCGCGGTCCCGGCACTCCGGACCGGACCTCCAGAGGCGCCCTGCACGCGTTGGAGGGCCTGGACGAGCCAACAATCGTGGCCCGCGCCCAGGACGGTGACCTGTTCGCCTTTGAACATCTGGTGGCGACATATCAAGGACGCCTGTTCCGACTCGCCTACCGGATGCTCAATGACCGCGGCGACGCCGAAGACGTTGTCCAGGAAACACTGACGGCCGGGTGGCGGGCGTTGCCTGCGCTGGTGGACTCGCGAGCCTTCGGCGGCTGGGTGTACCGGACGGCCACCAACCGCTGCCTGGACCTCCTGCGCCGTCGGACGGCACGCCCGGAGGACGCGGTGGATTCGGCCGGGCTGTGGCCGTCACTGGAACCCCGCACGGGGGATCCGCATCGAAGCGCGGAGCTCGCCGCTGAACTGGAGTGTCTCTCCCGTGCCCTGGCCGACCTCCCGCCGGGCCAGCGTGCCTGTTGGGTCCTGCGCGAACTTCACGACCAGAGTTATGCCGAGATAGGCGCCGCACTGCAGATCAGTCCCGACTCGGTGCGTGGACGCCTTGCCCGCGCCCGGGAAAAGCTCGCGGAGGCAATGATCCAATGGCACTGACCCCTTCCCTGCCCGTGCTCGCCGCGGCCACTGCTTCGCTGCGGGAGCATGACCTGCGGCACCCCGCCCTGCGCCCGCCCCGCCGTCTGGTGCAGGCGGTGCTTGCTGCCGCCGCATCACATGCCCGGGGAGCAGACCGCGTGCCGTTGGCCGCCACGCTGCACGGGAGGGTGGACATCAGCGAACAGGCGGTGGCCGCCGTCGTGCACGACGCCGCCCGGGATGTTGCCGGTGTCCGCTCCCGCCGCTGCCGCATCGACCGGCCTGCCGGCGCCGGCTCCGGACTGCGCATCCAGCTGCGCACCGCGGTGGCGCCGGGCGTGGATATCCGCCGGGCAATGGACCTGGTGCGGCGCAACATCCGGGAGGCGGTGGCTGCCTCCGTAGGGGTGGTTCCGGGTACCGTCCACCTGACCGTAGAGGACCTTTACGATGACTGACCGGCCAGGCCATTCGGGGGCGGCCCACGGCGCAGTCGCGGCGCTGGCTGCAACGGCGGTGCAGCAGACTCCGGGAGTCCGGACCAGCCACACCGGGATCGCCGCGGCCATGGCCGGGCGCCGGGCTGTCATTAACCTGGACATCACCACGGACGCCCGGTTCAGTGCACTTGAGGTGGCGGCCCAGCTGCAGGAGCGGCTTTACGCGGCGCTGTATCGGGCCGGGGTTCCCCGGGCCTCCATCAACGTGAGCATCCTTGCCATCGAATCGTCTCCGCCGGCCTCTCTCGGTCCGGAGCGGTAACCCGTGGGACCGTGGCAGGGCAACTTTCCGCAGTGGGCTCCGGTGTGGGCGGCAGTGCGCGGGCTGCACAGCACTGCTTTCGGGGATGCTGTGGTGATGGTGCCGGCCGGAGCATCCGTTCCGCCGCAGTACGTTGCAACATGGCCCGGCGGGGACACGCCCCGGGCTGCCGCCGCCGTCGCCGACCGGAGCGGCGCCCTCCTCACGCTGGTGACCGGCGACGAGGAGACCGCCGGCACCTTCGCCGCCGGATACGGACTGGCCCCGTTGTCCCGGCTCGCGCTGCTGGCCGCAGACCCGGCCGACGTCCCGCAGGTGCCGCAGCTGCCCGACGGCGCCGAGCTCACCCTCATCTCGGAGCCGGCGTGGCGGAGCGTGGAGATCACTGCCTCCGGCGGGCCGGTGGCGCGCGGGAAACTGGCGCTGGGCGAGGGTTTTGCCCTGCTCGGCGGCATCGACATCCGGCGGGCGGATCCGGACCACACCATGGAAGCCGCCATACTCGCCTCGCTGGCCGCCGAAGCAGCGGACAGCGACGCCGCCCTGGTCCTTCTGCCTGCGCTGCCCAAGTCCGCGCTCTGGTACGGCCGTCACGGCTGGAGTGCGGCGGCGCAGATCCTTACCTTCATGCGCTCCCGGGACGCGGCCTAGGCACGCCCCGCGTGTAAACTCCGACTCACGCTGCAACGCCGCAGGCGGCAGCCCTGAGAGACCGAACTGTAGGGAGATCAAACATGGCCATTGAAGTCAGCGACCTGTCCCCAGCGGAGGGTGCCGAAAAGATCCTGACACCGGACGCCCTGGCGTTCATCGAAGAGCTGCACCGCCGTTTCCAGCCGGAGCGGAAGGCACGGCTGGACGCCCGGGTGGAGCGCCGCAACCGCATTGCCGCCGGCGAGAGCCTGGATTTCCTGCCGGAAACCGCGCAGGTCCGCGAGGGGAACTGGACCGTGGCCCCGGCACCCGCCGCCCTGTCGGACCGCAGGGTCGAGATGACCGGCCCCGCCTCGCCCGCGAAGATGGCGATCAACGCCCTGAACTCCGGAGCCAAGGTCTGGCTGGCCGATCTGGAGGATGCCCACACCCCCACCTGGCACAACGTGGTGGACGCCCAGGTCAACCTCTACGGGGCGAGCCGCGGCGAGCTGTCCTTCACCAGCCCCGAGGGCAAGGAGTACGCCCTGCGCACCGACGCGCCACTGGCCGTGATGGTGACGCGCCCGCGCGGCTGGCACCTGCCGGAGAAGCATGTAGTGGTCGACGGCGAGCCCGTTGCCGGCGCCCTGGTGGACTTCGGCCTGCACTTCTTCCACAATGCCGCCACCCTGCTGGAGAACGGCGCCGGCCCCTACTACTACCTGCCCAAAATGGAGAGCCACCTCGAGGCCCGGCTCTGGAACGACATCTTCACCTTCGCCGAGGACTACGTCGGAGTCCCGGCCGGCAGCATCCGCGCCACCGTGCTGATCGAGACCATCCCCGCCGCCTTCGAAATGGACGAGATTCTCTACGAACTGCGGGACCACGCGTCCGGGCTGAACGCCGGCCGCTGGGACTACCTGTTCAGCATGATCAAGGTCTTCCGTGACGCCGGGAAGGCCTTCCTGCTGCCGGACCGGGCCGATGTCTCCATGACCGCGCCGTTCATGCGCGCCTACACCGAGCTGCTGGTCAAGACCTGCCACCGCCGCGGCGCCTTCGCCATGGGCGGCATGGCGGCCTTCATCCCGAACCGCAGGGAGCCCGAGACCACCGCCCGCGCCTTCGAGAAGGTCACGGCAGACAAGACGCGGGAAGCCAACGACGGCTTCGACGGCTCCTGGGTGGCGCATCCGGACATGGTGGCAACCTGCCGCGAGGTCTTCGACTCCGTCCTTGGCGACAAGCCCAACCAGGTGGACAAGCAGCGCGACGACGTCGCCGTCACAGCCACGGACCTGCTGGACGTCACCACGGCCGGCGGCTCGATCACCGAGGCCGGCCTGCGGTCCAACCTGTATGTCGCCGTCGCCTATACCGCCGTCTGGCTCTCCGGCAATGGTGCCGTGGCCATCCACAACCTGATGGAGGATGCGGCAACGGCAGAAATTTCCCGCTCCCAGGTCTGGCAGCAGGTGCGTAACGCGGTGGTCCTGGAGGATACCGGCGCCACCGTGACCGAGGCCCTGGTGACGCGCCTGCTGAACGAGGAAACCGAGCGCCTGCGCAGCGAGGTCCCGGAGGAAATGTTCACCCGTTACTACGCTCCGGCCAGCGCACTGATTGCCGACATCAGCCTCGCCAAGGAGTACGTGGACTTCCTGACGCTGCCGGCCTACGAGCTGATCGACTAAAGGTCCCGCGCACGGGACGGATCTTTGGCAAGATGGCAGCATGACCCAGAGCCCCCTGAAGACTCCAGCGCTGCCGGCCGCCGAAGTGCGCGCCCTGTCCCGTGCCCTCTCCGCAGGGGATGTGACCGTCTTTGTGGACGGCACTGCCCTGCGGCTGCCGGCGGCGGCCCGTGATGCGGTACTGGATCTGCTGGCCCGGCTCGCCCGCGGGGAAGCGGTGTCCGTTGCTTCCGCGGCCGGCGATGATGCCGGGGCCTCTGCCGCCCCGGCACCATCGAGCTCCCCGGCGGCGTCCCGCCCGGCGCCCGGCGCATCGAAGATTCCGCTGCTGACGACGTCGCAGGCTGCCGCAGCCGCAGGGATTTCCCACACCTACCTGCGCAACCTCACCGATGCCGGGATCATCCCCGTGGAGTACCGCGGCACCCACCGCCGGATCCGGCTCTCCGACGTCGAGGCATGGCTGGAACAGCAGGCCGCCAAGGGGACCCGGACCGGCGGAGTGCAGGGCCCGGGCGACTCCTGACCCGCCCTCCCCTATGCTGGTGGGAATCCGGCGGTTCGCCGCCGCACCTGCGATGCAATGGAGCAAGTTGTGATTATCGGTGTCCCCAAGGAAATTAAGAACAACGAGTTCCGCGTAGCCATCACGGCTTCCGGAGTTCATGAGTTTACGACGCGCGGGCACGCCGTCCTGGTGCAGGCCGGCGCCGGTGCCGGGTCCAATATCAGCGACACG
This window harbors:
- a CDS encoding DUF6286 domain-containing protein codes for the protein MNGPRVRLRPRPSRAVPAVVCSLVLLAAGVFLVWAAIARLVEGQWPRFFTAVPDWLASLSWNSPGSWIAGIVLAVIGALLLLTVLIPGRFHSLPLHLEPSPEVTGTSEAVMPRRAAARLAAATCEHIDGVSSASATASDREVRVNVTTALRNTADLQHWVADGVSSRLQASGLDPVPHITVTIRSSS
- a CDS encoding Asp23/Gls24 family envelope stress response protein, encoding MSAPGIEKGRAPGGRPPRREVGDRGTTVLARKVLEKIAGQVAKDETDAGGSSGGFLGIGAQADLSARPQATVEVSGSVATLRVEVGLPYPVPLRQAADRLRDRISARVTELTGVEVRQVDVTVSWLELDPPDDVRRRLQ
- a CDS encoding Asp23/Gls24 family envelope stress response protein, yielding MAASAVPSPSGTQPIRQSGPLHTPQGDTTIEDTVVQKLAGLATREVPGVYAMGNAARRALSSVSGRISGAQTNAADGVSVEKGERQAAIDVSIVVEYGYSIVEVSQGIRRNVIRSVENATGLEVLEVNVDVTDVHLPNEDSGDGDDTGNQPAGRLE
- a CDS encoding RNA polymerase sigma factor; protein product: MATADSPEESGIFPEARTVTRSRGPGTPDRTSRGALHALEGLDEPTIVARAQDGDLFAFEHLVATYQGRLFRLAYRMLNDRGDAEDVVQETLTAGWRALPALVDSRAFGGWVYRTATNRCLDLLRRRTARPEDAVDSAGLWPSLEPRTGDPHRSAELAAELECLSRALADLPPGQRACWVLRELHDQSYAEIGAALQISPDSVRGRLARAREKLAEAMIQWH
- the aceB gene encoding malate synthase A → MAIEVSDLSPAEGAEKILTPDALAFIEELHRRFQPERKARLDARVERRNRIAAGESLDFLPETAQVREGNWTVAPAPAALSDRRVEMTGPASPAKMAINALNSGAKVWLADLEDAHTPTWHNVVDAQVNLYGASRGELSFTSPEGKEYALRTDAPLAVMVTRPRGWHLPEKHVVVDGEPVAGALVDFGLHFFHNAATLLENGAGPYYYLPKMESHLEARLWNDIFTFAEDYVGVPAGSIRATVLIETIPAAFEMDEILYELRDHASGLNAGRWDYLFSMIKVFRDAGKAFLLPDRADVSMTAPFMRAYTELLVKTCHRRGAFAMGGMAAFIPNRREPETTARAFEKVTADKTREANDGFDGSWVAHPDMVATCREVFDSVLGDKPNQVDKQRDDVAVTATDLLDVTTAGGSITEAGLRSNLYVAVAYTAVWLSGNGAVAIHNLMEDAATAEISRSQVWQQVRNAVVLEDTGATVTEALVTRLLNEETERLRSEVPEEMFTRYYAPASALIADISLAKEYVDFLTLPAYELID
- a CDS encoding helix-turn-helix domain-containing protein — translated: MTQSPLKTPALPAAEVRALSRALSAGDVTVFVDGTALRLPAAARDAVLDLLARLARGEAVSVASAAGDDAGASAAPAPSSSPAASRPAPGASKIPLLTTSQAAAAAGISHTYLRNLTDAGIIPVEYRGTHRRIRLSDVEAWLEQQAAKGTRTGGVQGPGDS